The following nucleotide sequence is from Myxosarcina sp. GI1.
TCGGTTATTGCCGATTGGTAAATTCGCTCTCGAACGACAGGCGCGAAAAGCTTCAAGTTTAACTACTTTACGCTCTCTACCACCGCAACAGAGAGCAGCAGAGCTAAAAGAGTTAGCTACGGAAACTAAAACTAACGATCGCTATCGCGCTCGCTATTTATTGGCTACAGACTTGCTACAGCAACAGCAAGGAGCGGCAGCTATAGAATATTTACAAGGACTAGAAACAGACTATCCCTTGCTCGCGCCCCAAATTCTTTTAAAACTGGCACAGGCATATCGGCAGGACGGACGAGAAGCAGAATTTCGCCAGACTATCGAACGCCTTAGAGAAAACTATCCCAATTCTCCAGCGATCGCTGATGCTCTATATTTACTAAATCCTCAAGATCGCCAAATTCAACAAGAGTTAATTAGTAAATTTCCCTATCATCCCCGCACTATAGAACTTGCCCGTCAACTTTTAAAGCAAAATCCCAACCGCTTTGAATTGCTGTTGCTACTGGCAAAATACGCTCGCGGCGATAATCTCGATCCGATTCGCGATCGCCTGGTGCTGCAACATCCCGCTCGACTAGAACCCGAAGACTGGGAAGCGATCGCCGATGGTTATTGGCAGGCAGGAGAAAATCGCAAAGCTGCCGATGCCTATACTTTCGCCCCCGAAACCCCACGTAACCTGTATCGTACCGCTAGAGGTTTTCACCTTAATGGCAATATCGATCTTGCCCGCAATGCTTACAAACAAACTATTGAGGAATATTACGACTCTAGGGAAGCAGGATGGTCGCTGCTGTATCTCGCCAGTATTACTGGTGGCGATGAAGCAATTGTCTATTTAGAAAAAGCGATCGCCAATTTTCCAGAAGTCGCGCCGCAAGCTCTGTTGGCTAAAGCCATAATTCACGATGCCTTTGATAAAGATCGAGCAGCTAAAGCTGCCAGACAGGAACTCTTAAATACCTATGCCAACTCCGATACCGCTGCCGAGTATCGCTGGCAAATAGCTTGGCAGTTAGCTTCAGAGGGCAAAAAAAGAGAAGCCGTACGAGTAATGCAGCCCGTAGCTAACTTCACTTTTAGCTTGGATTCTGCTCCCAAAGCCCTATTTTGGTCGGCAAAATGGGCTAAAGAATTGGGAGACTCTCAAGAAGCCAAGCATCTGTGGCATCGAGTAATCGCGCTGTATCCTCAATCTTATTGGGCTTGGCGGTCGGCGGTACATTTGGGTTGGGATGTCGGCGACTTTTCTAATTTGCGGAATTTGAGTCCCGACCTAAAACTAAATCCCAGTTATATACCACTGCCTATGGGTTCGGAAGCCTTACAAGAGCTATATCTTTTAGGTCAAACTCGCGATGCTTGGACGTTACTGCAAGCAGAAATCGAGCGAGCTTCACAACTTTCAGTAGCAGAACAGTTTACCGAAAGTCTGCTGCAACTCGAACTTGGGCAAATAGCGACAGGAATCGAGCAAATTTTAGCCTTGAGAGAAAGGGAAGAACCCCAGGAACGCCAAGAATGGCAGGCTCTGCGACAGACTGCTGCCTATTGGTATGGTTTGTTTCCCTTTGCCTACCAGCAACAAATTTTACAAGCCGCTCGCCAAGAAGCAATAAATCCATTATTAGTTATCGCCGTAATGCGTAAAGAATCAACTTTTAATCCGCAGGTTAGTTCTAAAGTTGGAGCAGTTGGTTTGATGCAAATCGTACCCCCTACAGCCCAATGGGTCGCCGAGCAAACTAATTTATCAGATTATTCTCTGACTAATTCTACAGATAATATCAACATTGGTACTTGGTATTTGGCATACAATCATCAAAGATATAACAACAGTTCTTTACTGGCGATCGCTAGCTATAACGCAGGTACGGGTAATGTCAGTCAATGGCTGCAAAACTACGATATCGCCGATCGCGATCGCTTTATCGAACAAATTCCTTTCCCCGAAACTCAAGATTATGTTGAAGGTGTCTTTGGCAACTATTGGAACTATTTGCGTCTTTACAGTCCTCAAATTAAAGACCGCATCAACCGCGATCGACAGGCTAACTGGATGGCAAAATAACTGCAAGCATAAGTTTAAAGCTATGTTATGGCTTTTAATCATTTTAATTATCTGGAGTAGCTTGCCTCAGCTAGCATCAGCACGGCAGACAAAACCAAACCCGACTCCTGCTGCGGAGTTAGTCTGTTTTTCTGGAGGACGAGAAATTCTAAGAGAGAATATTGTCGCTGGACCCTTTGCCGATGAGTACAAATTTGCTCATGAAGTCAAAGTCAGAGATGAAAGAGGGGAACACAGCATCAATTTTGCTGGTGGATTGTGCATCATCGATCGCGGTGAAGCATCTGTTTATAGAGAACTAAACTTAACTGATGAACTAAGCTGCTATTCTGGAGCAAATGAGGTAGTGTCTTTTAAAGTCTATGGACGAGAAACCACAGTAGATGAATATGTAGAAGGCAGAACTTTTCTAGCCAAGGCTAAAGGCAGTTTTTCTGCCGACTCTTTACATGAATATCTGGTTTTTGGTGGCGGAGCCTGCATCGGTGAGGAAGTATTAAAGTAAACAAGATTTAGTATTACTTTCTAGTTTTTATTTTTTGCTTTTTTTGTTGCCTATTTGCCATCGTTCTAAACGATAAGAACTATCCCAAAATAACCATTCGTATTGAGAAGCTCGATAAAAAACCTGTTTCATTAACTTTAAATCTACAGCAGCAGCATCTTTAGCAGCGCGATCGCAGACATCGATAGTATATTTAACCGAAGCTTCAAAATCTTCATCAACATAAGTATCCAACCATTTTTGGTAGGGATTATTAGCTGTGGCTTTTTGGTAAATATGTTTGCCTACCTCAGAATAAATCCAGAAACAGGGCAAAACAGCCGCGACAATGACTGCAAAATTATGACGGTAAGCCACAGCAGTCAAAAAGTTAGTGTAGCCCAGGCAAGTCGGCGATGGCTCGGTTGCCAGGGCAAATTCCGCAGCAATACCAAACTCGCTAAAAAAATCTTCATGTAAGCTCCGCTCTACAGCGATCGCTTCGCGAGCCATATCGGCAAATTGAAGCTGGATTTCTGGTCGGGGTGCTTTAGCAGCAATTATCGCCAAGACGCGAGAAAATTCACCGAGATATATAGCATCTTGAATGATGTAGTGCTGAAAAACTTCTTTGTTTAAAGAACCTGTCGCTAGCTCTTGCAAAAACGGCATAATAAGAATGGCATCGTAAATATTGCCAATATCTTTCCAAGCTTGGGTAGAAAAGTTCATGGGTTGCTTTGCTCCAATTAAGA
It contains:
- a CDS encoding transglycosylase SLT domain-containing protein, which produces MLKPKMHLKIWQKLQTASTLSLISSGLLIAILGSLGWLAIQDGRLLPIGKFALERQARKASSLTTLRSLPPQQRAAELKELATETKTNDRYRARYLLATDLLQQQQGAAAIEYLQGLETDYPLLAPQILLKLAQAYRQDGREAEFRQTIERLRENYPNSPAIADALYLLNPQDRQIQQELISKFPYHPRTIELARQLLKQNPNRFELLLLLAKYARGDNLDPIRDRLVLQHPARLEPEDWEAIADGYWQAGENRKAADAYTFAPETPRNLYRTARGFHLNGNIDLARNAYKQTIEEYYDSREAGWSLLYLASITGGDEAIVYLEKAIANFPEVAPQALLAKAIIHDAFDKDRAAKAARQELLNTYANSDTAAEYRWQIAWQLASEGKKREAVRVMQPVANFTFSLDSAPKALFWSAKWAKELGDSQEAKHLWHRVIALYPQSYWAWRSAVHLGWDVGDFSNLRNLSPDLKLNPSYIPLPMGSEALQELYLLGQTRDAWTLLQAEIERASQLSVAEQFTESLLQLELGQIATGIEQILALREREEPQERQEWQALRQTAAYWYGLFPFAYQQQILQAARQEAINPLLVIAVMRKESTFNPQVSSKVGAVGLMQIVPPTAQWVAEQTNLSDYSLTNSTDNINIGTWYLAYNHQRYNNSSLLAIASYNAGTGNVSQWLQNYDIADRDRFIEQIPFPETQDYVEGVFGNYWNYLRLYSPQIKDRINRDRQANWMAK
- the tenA gene encoding thiaminase II, whose translation is MNFSTQAWKDIGNIYDAILIMPFLQELATGSLNKEVFQHYIIQDAIYLGEFSRVLAIIAAKAPRPEIQLQFADMAREAIAVERSLHEDFFSEFGIAAEFALATEPSPTCLGYTNFLTAVAYRHNFAVIVAAVLPCFWIYSEVGKHIYQKATANNPYQKWLDTYVDEDFEASVKYTIDVCDRAAKDAAAVDLKLMKQVFYRASQYEWLFWDSSYRLERWQIGNKKSKK